In the genome of Myxococcales bacterium, one region contains:
- a CDS encoding DUF99 family protein, translated as MATLSNVIGFDDAPFERAHRGDILVVGTVCSRTRLDGVVSSQIRRDGQNSTARMIAMVQRSQFARHVQAVLLQGIAVGGFNVVDVHALHEALDVPVLVVARRRPNYAAIKRALFAGGGAGGRAATGSGTPRAGVPGAARKWRLIERAGPMEPLRGVFVQRVGLSASEAGELIAGTTLHGNLPEPLRLAHLIAGGVTTGASRGRA; from the coding sequence ATGGCGACGCTGTCCAATGTCATTGGCTTCGACGACGCGCCCTTCGAACGGGCGCACCGTGGGGACATTCTCGTCGTCGGGACCGTTTGCTCGCGCACGCGCCTCGATGGCGTCGTCTCATCTCAGATCCGACGTGACGGGCAAAACTCCACGGCGCGCATGATCGCGATGGTGCAGCGCTCGCAGTTCGCGCGCCACGTTCAGGCCGTGCTGCTCCAGGGCATCGCCGTCGGCGGCTTCAACGTCGTCGACGTCCACGCGCTCCACGAAGCGCTCGACGTGCCCGTGCTCGTGGTGGCGCGCCGGCGCCCCAACTACGCCGCCATCAAACGCGCGCTTTTCGCAGGCGGGGGCGCAGGCGGGCGAGCCGCCACGGGCAGCGGCACCCCTCGCGCTGGCGTCCCCGGCGCCGCGCGCAAGTGGCGGCTCATCGAGCGCGCGGGGCCGATGGAGCCGCTGCGCGGCGTCTTCGTGCAGCGCGTGGGTCTCTCCGCGTCGGAGGCCGGCGAGCTCATCGCCGGCACGACGTTGCACGGCAACTTGCCCGAACCCTTGCGGCTCGCCCACCTCATCGCCGGCGGCGTCACGACGGGCGCGAGCCGAGGACGGGCGTGA